Proteins from one Candidatus Margulisiibacteriota bacterium genomic window:
- a CDS encoding 4Fe-4S dicluster domain-containing protein gives MAKRVYLNLDLCCGCKSCAAACAYGHHLQSLLGHAPLPAAALPLHCLHCDQPACAAACPNEAMKKMEDGTVLRSQYRCVGCRSCSVACPFGVIQPDLAKHVTPKCDLCLDRLAEGEVPRCVATCTSGALSFAEVDEQIADKNKNLVSVRMLSNFIGRRR, from the coding sequence ATGGCTAAAAGGGTCTATCTTAATCTCGACCTCTGCTGCGGCTGCAAGAGCTGCGCGGCGGCCTGCGCTTACGGGCACCACCTCCAGTCGCTGCTCGGCCACGCGCCGCTGCCGGCGGCGGCGCTGCCGCTCCACTGCCTGCATTGCGACCAGCCGGCCTGCGCGGCCGCCTGCCCGAACGAAGCGATGAAGAAAATGGAAGACGGCACGGTTTTGCGCAGCCAGTACCGCTGCGTCGGCTGCCGTTCCTGCTCGGTCGCCTGTCCGTTCGGCGTCATTCAGCCGGACCTGGCCAAGCACGTGACCCCCAAGTGCGACCTTTGCCTCGACCGGTTGGCCGAAGGGGAGGTGCCGCGCTGCGTGGCGACCTGCACCTCGGGCGCGCTGTCGTTCGCCGAGGTCGACGAACAGATCGCGGACAAGAACAAGAACCTGGTCTCGGTCAGGATGCTGTCGAATTTCATCGGGAGGAGGCGGTAA
- a CDS encoding NADH-quinone oxidoreductase subunit C, translating to MNALAQVKKRFSKIAVDEKNQKRIYITADNETAKAIVVCLFAELKVRLSTITGVDTRAGVELLYHLAADNEAQVITVRTLVQKPELEMSSVTPEIPAAEWIEREIAEMLGVKFTGHPNMATLLLPDDWPAGVYPLRKQTFESQQELKENEN from the coding sequence ATGAACGCCTTGGCACAAGTTAAAAAGAGATTCAGCAAGATCGCGGTGGACGAAAAGAACCAAAAAAGGATCTATATCACGGCCGATAACGAAACGGCCAAAGCGATCGTGGTCTGCCTGTTCGCGGAGCTCAAGGTCCGCCTGTCCACTATCACCGGCGTCGATACCAGGGCGGGGGTCGAGCTGCTTTACCACCTGGCGGCCGATAACGAAGCGCAGGTGATCACCGTCCGGACGCTGGTCCAGAAACCGGAGCTGGAGATGAGCTCGGTGACGCCGGAGATCCCGGCGGCGGAGTGGATCGAGCGGGAAATAGCGGAGATGCTCGGCGTCAAGTTCACCGGGCACCCGAACATGGCGACGCTGCTGCTGCCCGACGATTGGCCGGCCGGCGTCTACCCGCTGCGCAAGCAAACATTCGAGTCGCAGCAAGAGCTGAAAGAGAACGAGAACTAA
- a CDS encoding complex I subunit 5 family protein: MNNILLTIMVPLAAALLCVLFRRLAGWLALLASAFVVLEAALVFRAGGAVSPLFALQAFPFTAGIFLAAAVFTLLVVIYSIGFITEGKRSGEYYAYVLITLACAAGVLFASDFLTLILCWGTLGIPLYMLVGIADQDDGSAAKKTLLIVGGADALMIIGIGIIWLATGSLQIGSTHLPLNTPLMIAAFLALLAGAFAKAGVMPLHSWIPEAAACAPAPVMAFLPASIDKLLGIYLLSRLCYDVFIIRPNSPLAIGLLAIGSVTIIGAVLAALVQHDLKKLLSFHAVSQVGYMVLGLGTGLPLGVAGGIFHMFNHAIYKSCLFLCAGTVEARTGTTELAKLGGLGKKMPLTFAAFLIAAFSISGLPPLNGFVSKWMIYSSVIQLAGSSNWWIVWLAAAMFGSAFTLASFVKVIQAVFLGQGSEFAEKAKEGSAWLWLPTVFLAAVCVIFGLWAFALPIRYLVAPAIAIIPFSGIWEPGPATLLLLTGLAVGLAIYLLGNVRKVSERPAFYGGEELPLAEIKVTGTDFYDTVKRFKPLEMAYAAGEKHYFDLYEMTTALVRWLGARLFWLDTKQPFGLIGWFRRDRAFATRLLIALVAAELLVEGLLLLCGVRELLTTLTALAAVAVTFFLTARLSRSYANE; this comes from the coding sequence ATGAACAATATTCTGCTAACGATCATGGTCCCGCTGGCGGCCGCGCTGCTCTGTGTGCTATTCCGCCGCCTGGCGGGTTGGCTGGCGCTGCTGGCGTCGGCTTTTGTCGTGTTAGAGGCGGCCCTGGTCTTCCGGGCGGGCGGCGCGGTTTCTCCGCTTTTTGCTCTCCAGGCTTTCCCTTTTACGGCCGGTATTTTCCTGGCCGCCGCGGTCTTTACGCTGCTGGTCGTTATTTACTCGATCGGGTTCATAACCGAAGGGAAACGGAGCGGCGAATATTACGCCTACGTGCTGATCACTCTGGCCTGCGCGGCCGGCGTCCTGTTCGCCAGCGATTTCCTGACCCTGATCCTCTGCTGGGGAACGCTGGGCATACCATTATATATGCTGGTCGGCATTGCCGATCAGGACGACGGGAGCGCGGCCAAAAAAACGCTGCTGATCGTCGGCGGCGCCGACGCGCTGATGATCATCGGGATCGGCATTATCTGGCTGGCGACCGGCTCGCTGCAGATCGGGTCCACTCATTTGCCGCTCAATACGCCGCTCATGATCGCCGCGTTCCTCGCGCTGTTAGCCGGCGCCTTTGCCAAGGCGGGGGTTATGCCGCTGCACAGCTGGATCCCGGAGGCGGCCGCCTGCGCCCCGGCGCCGGTCATGGCGTTCTTGCCGGCTTCGATCGACAAGCTGCTCGGCATTTATTTATTATCGCGGCTTTGTTACGACGTTTTTATCATCCGGCCGAACAGCCCGCTGGCGATCGGCCTGCTGGCGATCGGCTCGGTCACGATCATCGGCGCGGTCCTGGCCGCCCTGGTACAGCACGACCTGAAAAAGCTCCTCTCTTTCCACGCCGTTTCCCAGGTCGGCTACATGGTGCTCGGCCTGGGGACCGGATTGCCGCTCGGCGTGGCCGGCGGCATCTTTCACATGTTCAACCACGCGATCTACAAATCGTGCCTGTTCCTCTGTGCCGGGACGGTCGAAGCGCGGACCGGGACGACGGAGCTGGCAAAACTGGGCGGGCTCGGCAAAAAGATGCCGCTCACCTTTGCCGCGTTCCTGATCGCGGCGTTCTCGATCTCCGGTTTGCCGCCGCTCAACGGTTTTGTCTCCAAGTGGATGATCTATTCCAGCGTTATCCAGCTGGCAGGCAGCAGCAATTGGTGGATCGTCTGGCTGGCGGCGGCGATGTTCGGCTCGGCCTTTACTTTGGCCAGTTTTGTCAAAGTTATCCAGGCGGTCTTTCTCGGCCAGGGGAGCGAATTCGCCGAGAAAGCCAAAGAAGGCTCGGCCTGGCTCTGGCTGCCGACCGTTTTCCTGGCCGCAGTCTGCGTCATTTTCGGTCTTTGGGCGTTCGCCTTACCGATCAGGTACCTGGTCGCGCCGGCGATCGCGATCATTCCTTTTAGCGGTATCTGGGAGCCGGGTCCGGCTACCCTGTTATTGCTGACCGGCCTGGCCGTCGGCCTGGCGATCTACTTGCTCGGCAACGTCCGCAAGGTCAGCGAGCGGCCGGCCTTCTACGGCGGAGAAGAGCTCCCGCTGGCGGAGATCAAAGTGACCGGCACCGATTTCTATGACACGGTCAAAAGATTCAAACCGCTGGAAATGGCCTACGCGGCCGGCGAGAAACATTATTTTGACCTGTACGAAATGACAACGGCCCTGGTCCGCTGGCTCGGCGCGCGGTTGTTCTGGCTCGACACGAAACAGCCGTTCGGCCTTATTGGCTGGTTCCGGCGCGACCGCGCCTTTGCGACCCGGCTGCTGATCGCCCTGGTCGCGGCCGAGCTGCTGGTCGAAGGCCTGCTGCTCCTTTGCGGCGTCAGAGAACTGCTGACCACTCTAACCGCGCTGGCCGCGGTCGCAGTGACCTTTTTCCTGACCGCCCGGTTGAGCAGGAGTTATGCCAATGAATAA
- the nuoB gene encoding NADH-quinone oxidoreductase subunit NuoB, with protein MLKNIFKWGAKKSLWVYHAGASACNNCDIEILDMLTPRHDVERFGVMLVGSPRHADVLLVTGVCNRQTAPRLKRVYEQVPKPCLVIAIGSCACSGHFFRDSYNYVSPIDQIIPVDVYLPGCPPKPEAMIDAVIKAVGKIK; from the coding sequence ATGCTAAAGAATATCTTTAAATGGGGAGCAAAAAAGTCGCTGTGGGTCTACCACGCGGGGGCGTCGGCCTGTAACAACTGCGACATCGAGATCCTGGATATGCTGACACCGCGGCACGACGTCGAACGGTTCGGCGTGATGCTGGTCGGCTCGCCGCGGCACGCCGACGTCCTGCTGGTGACCGGAGTTTGCAACCGGCAGACGGCGCCGCGGCTGAAAAGGGTGTACGAGCAGGTCCCCAAGCCGTGTTTGGTGATCGCGATCGGCAGCTGCGCCTGTTCCGGGCACTTCTTCCGCGACAGCTATAATTACGTCAGCCCGATCGACCAGATCATTCCGGTCGACGTTTACCTGCCCGGCTGTCCGCCCAAACCGGAGGCGATGATCGACGCAGTCATTAAGGCGGTGGGGAAAATCAAATGA
- a CDS encoding nickel-dependent hydrogenase large subunit: MRKETMIPIGPYHPLLEEPEFFKFYVEGEKIVDAEVRVGYNHRGVEKISEGKTFDQSTFVVERICGICSTSHPFAYVRAVEDISGIVVPERAEYIRTLIGELERIHSHLLWVGLAGHFIGYNTVFMWAWKYREPVLDMFEIISGNRNHYNMFKVGGVRRDIKESDVPGLLKAIDDVESFCNMLLKAVIDDPVIKARLKNVGVLKKADAVALGVVGPVARASGIPIDVRKDHPYAAYDRVNFERIVMEGGDVFNKAAIRLLECVESAKIIRQCLKQMKPGEIDAAVREVGAGEGIGQHEAPRGECIHYVRSNGSNNPERHKIRAPSFMNVPSFKLTVIGESIADAALITAAVDPCYCCTERMAIVDRETDKILLSGEEMVRLSQAKTEQLKNQ; this comes from the coding sequence ATGAGAAAAGAAACGATGATCCCGATCGGCCCGTACCATCCGCTCCTGGAAGAGCCGGAGTTCTTCAAGTTTTACGTCGAAGGGGAGAAGATCGTCGACGCGGAGGTCCGCGTCGGCTATAACCACCGCGGCGTGGAAAAGATCTCGGAAGGGAAGACCTTCGACCAGTCCACTTTTGTGGTCGAGCGGATCTGTGGGATCTGCTCCACTTCCCATCCGTTCGCTTATGTCCGGGCGGTGGAAGATATTTCCGGGATCGTAGTGCCGGAGCGGGCGGAATATATCCGGACGCTGATCGGCGAGCTGGAGCGGATCCATAGCCATCTGCTCTGGGTCGGGCTGGCCGGCCACTTTATCGGTTACAACACGGTCTTTATGTGGGCCTGGAAATACCGCGAGCCGGTCCTCGACATGTTCGAGATCATCTCCGGCAACCGGAACCATTACAACATGTTCAAGGTCGGCGGCGTTCGCCGCGACATCAAGGAGAGCGACGTCCCCGGCCTGCTCAAGGCGATCGACGACGTCGAGAGTTTCTGCAACATGCTGCTCAAGGCGGTGATCGACGACCCGGTGATCAAGGCGCGGCTGAAAAATGTTGGCGTCCTGAAAAAAGCCGACGCGGTCGCCTTGGGCGTCGTCGGCCCGGTCGCCCGCGCCTCCGGCATACCGATCGACGTCCGCAAGGACCACCCGTACGCCGCTTACGACCGGGTCAATTTCGAGCGGATCGTCATGGAGGGCGGCGACGTCTTCAACAAAGCGGCGATCCGCCTGCTGGAGTGCGTCGAATCGGCCAAGATCATCCGCCAGTGCCTGAAACAGATGAAGCCGGGCGAGATCGACGCCGCCGTTCGGGAGGTCGGGGCGGGTGAGGGGATCGGCCAGCACGAAGCGCCGCGCGGCGAATGCATTCACTACGTCCGCTCCAACGGTTCGAACAACCCGGAGCGGCACAAGATCCGCGCCCCTTCGTTCATGAACGTCCCGTCGTTCAAGCTGACGGTGATCGGCGAATCGATCGCCGACGCCGCCCTGATCACCGCCGCCGTCGACCCGTGCTACTGCTGTACCGAGCGGATGGCGATCGTTGACCGGGAAACCGACAAAATATTATTATCCGGCGAAGAAATGGTCCGGCTCAGCCAGGCGAAAACGGAGCAGTTGAAGAACCAATGA
- a CDS encoding complex I subunit 1 family protein, which yields MFDYLIFPGFLFCAVAGLLATWVDRKVTARLQYRVGPPWFQPFADVAKLLGKETIVPAGAARPIFLGAPLVGLASVTLVGTLLWLNVGRTFIGDLIVVMYLLTLPSLAIIIGGSASRNPLAAIGASREMKLILAYELPFILAAATVIYRTKAIQLGMIAGYQAVNGPVLWSLSGGLAFLAALLVVQAKLGAVPFDIAEAEQEIAAGAIIEYSGPALAVIKLTRAILYFVLPLFLAVLFLGGIDVWFPLKYLGILTLIILIKNTNPRLRIDHALRFFWGPVTIMAAAGFILAMLGK from the coding sequence TTGTTTGATTATTTAATATTTCCGGGGTTCCTGTTCTGCGCGGTGGCCGGTTTATTGGCGACCTGGGTGGACAGGAAGGTGACCGCCCGGCTGCAGTACCGGGTCGGGCCGCCCTGGTTTCAGCCGTTCGCCGATGTCGCCAAGCTGCTGGGCAAAGAGACGATCGTCCCGGCGGGAGCGGCCAGGCCGATTTTTCTCGGCGCGCCGCTGGTCGGTCTGGCCAGCGTAACCCTGGTCGGGACACTGCTCTGGTTGAACGTCGGCCGGACATTTATCGGCGATCTGATCGTCGTAATGTATCTGCTGACGCTGCCGTCGCTGGCGATCATTATCGGCGGGTCGGCCTCGCGCAACCCGCTGGCGGCGATCGGCGCCAGCCGCGAAATGAAACTGATCCTCGCCTATGAACTGCCGTTCATCCTGGCGGCGGCGACGGTCATTTACCGGACCAAGGCTATCCAGCTGGGGATGATCGCCGGTTATCAAGCGGTCAACGGGCCGGTCCTTTGGTCCCTGTCCGGCGGTCTGGCCTTTTTGGCGGCGCTGCTGGTCGTCCAGGCCAAGCTGGGCGCCGTCCCGTTCGATATCGCGGAGGCGGAGCAGGAGATCGCCGCCGGGGCGATCATCGAATATTCCGGCCCGGCGCTGGCGGTCATCAAATTGACCCGGGCGATCCTGTACTTTGTCCTGCCGCTCTTTTTGGCCGTGCTGTTCCTGGGCGGGATCGACGTTTGGTTCCCGCTCAAATATCTGGGGATTTTAACTTTGATCATCCTGATCAAGAACACTAATCCGCGGCTGCGGATCGACCACGCGCTCCGGTTCTTCTGGGGGCCGGTGACGATCATGGCGGCGGCCGGGTTCATTCTGGCCATGCTGGGGAAATAA
- a CDS encoding tetratricopeptide repeat protein produces MGRVEEHMDKACSLLREGKLRDAIGEYKQALDVDPENAIAHKSLGSIYYRLTMLDESISEFELAVKHHPKYADAYYELGVSLYRRGRLEDSIKSFEKAVEINPNFHIARYWLGLSFYYSGKLLKAIEYFKQVLDKEPHVVISRYHMGVAYARLSKFTEAIKEFELFLKDVPASAAAYYNLGKAYYNKGDVEKAVDAFKKAVDIDPEDERSKKNLLMLEDLKSRFF; encoded by the coding sequence ATGGGTAGAGTCGAAGAGCACATGGACAAGGCCTGTTCGCTGCTGCGCGAGGGGAAGCTGCGCGACGCGATCGGTGAATATAAACAGGCGCTGGATGTTGATCCGGAAAACGCGATCGCCCACAAGAGCCTGGGGAGCATCTATTACCGGTTGACCATGCTCGACGAATCGATCAGCGAGTTCGAGCTGGCGGTCAAGCATCATCCCAAGTACGCCGACGCTTATTACGAGCTGGGCGTCTCGCTCTACCGCCGCGGCCGCCTGGAAGATTCGATCAAGTCGTTCGAGAAGGCGGTGGAGATCAACCCGAACTTCCATATTGCCCGTTACTGGCTGGGGCTCTCTTTCTATTATTCCGGCAAGCTGCTGAAAGCGATCGAATACTTCAAGCAGGTGCTGGACAAGGAGCCGCACGTCGTTATTTCCCGCTACCACATGGGGGTGGCCTACGCGCGTTTAAGCAAGTTCACCGAAGCGATCAAGGAATTTGAGTTGTTCCTGAAAGACGTGCCGGCCAGCGCCGCGGCCTACTACAACCTGGGTAAAGCCTACTATAATAAAGGGGATGTGGAAAAGGCGGTCGACGCTTTCAAAAAAGCGGTCGACATCGATCCGGAAGACGAACGGTCGAAAAAGAACTTATTAATGCTGGAGGACCTAAAGAGCCGGTTCTTCTAA
- a CDS encoding proton-conducting transporter membrane subunit: MFVLIALPLLAALLIGVFRRSGAWLAGLTVLVLAKIIGWLYLVRPFNNIILFNKFGLALVLDGLSHLLLFTADLTAFFIILYAAAYAGKYRNQPWFFALFLVLLAGINGVVLAGDLVWLFIFLELAALSAYLLVAFGNTRAQLEAAVKYLLIGEGASLLILAGCGLVHKMTGTFNMGEAAQIMANGPVSLKMAASLLFIAGFGTKAALMPFQAWLPDAHSSAPAPVSAILSGVIIKTLGIYALARILFNVLGMTPELSLILIGLGVLSIIVAGLFAVGQSDMKRLMAYSSISQIGYITVGLALATPLALMGALFHLFNHALMKGLLFLNAGAVERQTETRDLTELGGLRRQMPVTAATSLVGSLAISGVPPFNGFWSKLFIIIACVQAGKLWVALAAVIGSLLTMGAFLRLQKHVFFGQPHKKFFELREAPLTMSLAVVGLALLCLVVGLAYPLVIAYLVNPAVVALSNGTGYARMIMGGLQ, from the coding sequence TTGTTTGTCCTGATCGCCCTGCCGCTGCTGGCGGCGCTGCTGATCGGCGTTTTTCGCCGTTCCGGCGCCTGGCTGGCCGGTTTGACCGTCCTGGTCCTGGCCAAGATCATCGGCTGGCTTTACCTGGTCCGGCCGTTCAACAATATCATCCTTTTCAATAAGTTTGGCCTGGCGCTGGTGCTGGACGGCCTCAGCCATCTGCTCCTGTTCACCGCGGACCTGACGGCGTTCTTCATTATCTTATACGCGGCCGCTTATGCCGGTAAATACCGGAACCAGCCGTGGTTCTTTGCGCTCTTCCTGGTCCTGCTGGCCGGGATCAACGGGGTGGTGCTGGCCGGCGACCTGGTCTGGCTTTTCATTTTCCTGGAATTAGCCGCCCTGTCGGCTTATCTGCTGGTGGCGTTCGGCAACACCCGCGCCCAACTGGAAGCGGCGGTCAAATATCTGTTGATCGGGGAGGGGGCGTCGCTCCTGATCCTGGCCGGCTGCGGCCTGGTCCACAAAATGACCGGCACGTTCAACATGGGGGAGGCGGCGCAGATCATGGCCAACGGCCCCGTTAGCCTGAAAATGGCCGCCAGCCTGCTCTTTATCGCCGGCTTCGGCACCAAAGCGGCGCTGATGCCGTTCCAGGCCTGGCTGCCCGACGCGCATTCGTCCGCGCCGGCGCCGGTTTCCGCGATCCTTTCCGGCGTGATCATCAAGACTTTGGGGATCTACGCGTTAGCGCGCATCCTCTTTAACGTGCTGGGGATGACCCCGGAGCTTTCGCTGATCCTGATCGGGCTCGGCGTCCTGTCGATCATTGTCGCCGGCTTGTTCGCCGTCGGCCAGTCGGACATGAAGCGGCTGATGGCCTATTCGAGCATCTCACAGATCGGCTATATTACCGTCGGCCTGGCGCTGGCGACGCCGCTCGCCCTGATGGGAGCGCTCTTCCATCTTTTTAATCACGCGTTGATGAAGGGGCTCCTTTTCCTGAACGCCGGCGCGGTGGAGCGCCAGACCGAGACGCGCGACCTGACGGAGCTCGGCGGCCTGCGCCGGCAAATGCCGGTCACCGCGGCCACCTCGCTGGTCGGCTCGCTGGCGATCTCCGGCGTGCCGCCGTTCAACGGGTTTTGGAGCAAGCTGTTCATCATTATTGCCTGTGTCCAGGCCGGTAAACTCTGGGTCGCTCTGGCGGCGGTGATCGGCAGCTTGCTGACAATGGGGGCCTTCTTGAGGCTGCAAAAGCATGTTTTCTTCGGGCAACCGCACAAGAAATTCTTTGAGCTGCGGGAGGCGCCGCTGACCATGAGCCTGGCGGTCGTCGGGTTAGCGCTGCTCTGCTTAGTGGTCGGGCTCGCTTATCCGCTGGTCATCGCGTACCTGGTCAATCCGGCGGTCGTGGCGCTGTCGAACGGGACCGGTTACGCCAGGATGATCATGGGGGGACTGCAATGA
- a CDS encoding molybdopterin-dependent oxidoreductase, translating to MVTKNSICLFCSLGCGVSFRAEGGQVKALAYDQENPVNKGALCPRGHYNLELVNHPGRLTEPQIGKRKVSWEEAATFIRQELQPFNKPEIGCLVSCLLSNEAALAVARMAQRLGIKNLLTAGAAADLEAYEGNKWQVPGAELATLESLEQSDALLIVGDLLSRSPVLSKRVNKVKYGKRGNKIIVIDPNQTHTTWFATSHLACKPGTEAVVLAALAGALPAAEAERLCGIPAARLQQTAADFQAAAAGTVIYVPQSRKPRNDLAVYYAKKLAAASANKKYLVYYLFGNTLGVNTVIDREAPDHPTYHELLAKIDRGEIKSLLMFGEDISAGHAELQKRFRMLKFVAFAGHFESESPAIYDNSILLPLATQCEAGGSYLLADGKVAECEPVAPAVGSATLTKICGLLADVSVGRSEGRQCVEQGLVGKTKDEAEALAELKGVQPVESSTTKPITYFGNNHLVSNFFWYQVNKNG from the coding sequence CCGGGCCGAGGGGGGACAGGTCAAAGCGCTCGCTTACGACCAGGAGAACCCGGTCAATAAGGGGGCGCTGTGCCCGCGCGGCCATTACAATCTTGAGCTGGTCAATCATCCCGGCCGGTTGACCGAGCCGCAGATCGGCAAGCGGAAAGTCTCCTGGGAAGAGGCCGCGACCTTTATCCGGCAAGAGCTGCAGCCGTTCAACAAGCCGGAGATCGGTTGCCTGGTCTCTTGCCTGCTCAGCAACGAAGCGGCGCTGGCCGTGGCCCGGATGGCGCAAAGGCTCGGCATCAAGAATCTTCTGACGGCCGGTGCGGCCGCCGATCTGGAAGCGTACGAGGGGAATAAATGGCAGGTCCCCGGCGCAGAGCTGGCGACGCTGGAAAGCCTGGAGCAATCCGACGCGCTGCTGATCGTCGGCGACCTGCTCAGCCGGTCGCCGGTCCTCTCCAAACGGGTCAACAAGGTCAAGTACGGCAAACGCGGGAACAAGATAATCGTGATCGACCCGAACCAGACCCATACGACCTGGTTCGCGACGAGCCATCTGGCCTGCAAGCCGGGGACGGAGGCGGTTGTGCTGGCGGCCCTGGCTGGCGCGCTCCCCGCTGCCGAGGCGGAGAGACTTTGCGGTATCCCGGCCGCCAGGCTGCAGCAAACGGCCGCTGACTTCCAGGCCGCCGCGGCCGGCACGGTTATCTATGTCCCCCAGAGCCGGAAGCCGCGCAACGACCTGGCCGTATACTACGCGAAGAAACTGGCGGCCGCTTCGGCCAACAAAAAATACCTGGTCTACTACCTGTTCGGCAACACACTCGGCGTGAACACCGTGATCGACCGGGAGGCGCCCGATCACCCGACCTACCACGAGCTGCTTGCCAAGATCGACCGGGGCGAGATCAAGAGCCTGCTGATGTTCGGCGAGGACATTTCCGCCGGCCACGCGGAGCTGCAGAAACGGTTCCGGATGCTGAAGTTCGTCGCTTTTGCCGGCCACTTTGAAAGCGAATCGCCGGCGATCTACGACAACAGCATCCTGCTCCCCCTGGCCACGCAGTGCGAGGCCGGCGGCAGTTACCTGCTGGCGGACGGCAAGGTCGCCGAGTGCGAACCGGTCGCGCCGGCGGTCGGCAGCGCGACCCTGACAAAGATCTGCGGTTTATTGGCGGATGTCAGCGTCGGCCGGAGCGAAGGCCGGCAATGCGTCGAGCAAGGCCTGGTCGGCAAAACGAAGGACGAGGCCGAGGCGCTGGCCGAGCTTAAAGGGGTCCAGCCGGTCGAAAGCTCGACGACCAAGCCGATCACCTATTTCGGCAACAACCATCTGGTCAGCAACTTTTTCTGGTATCAGGTGAACAAGAATGGCTAA